A window of the Arenibacter algicola genome harbors these coding sequences:
- a CDS encoding site-specific integrase: MNSSFSTLFYPKGNDVDKNGLIPLYMRITVDGKRSELSVKRKINPEKWNSQAGKMKGTTHEVRELNRFMDHTRAKVNMIYERLMEEGLEVTPILIKNAYLGKSKTSKMTLDIFQDHNDKIAALVGKDFAPGTIERYCTAKKHVEEYIKKEYKVEDIPIKKVDHAFIDGFEYYLKTERDCSHNTAVKYITNFKKIVRIAFANDWIQKDPFLHWKGRLKIVDREFLTESEIQQMLEKEISNARLDQVKDIFLFSCFTGLAYSDVKKLSNDNLVLGIDGENWIKIKRSKTDTRSNIPILPSAQAIIDKYAEHPAILNGDRILPVLSNQKMNAYLKEIADLCSINKNLTFHLARHTFATTVTLTNGVSIESVSKMLGHKSLKTTQHYAKILDRKVSDDMKMLRKRLKFNS, from the coding sequence ATGAATAGTTCTTTCTCTACCCTATTTTATCCTAAAGGAAACGACGTTGATAAAAATGGCTTAATCCCCTTATATATGAGGATTACCGTTGATGGTAAGCGTTCAGAATTAAGTGTTAAACGCAAAATTAATCCTGAAAAATGGAATTCACAGGCAGGTAAAATGAAGGGTACAACTCATGAAGTCCGAGAATTGAATCGGTTTATGGACCATACAAGAGCTAAGGTGAATATGATTTATGAGCGCCTTATGGAGGAGGGACTGGAAGTTACACCGATACTAATTAAAAATGCTTACCTAGGAAAAAGTAAAACTAGTAAAATGACCTTGGACATTTTCCAAGATCACAATGACAAGATAGCTGCATTGGTAGGCAAAGATTTTGCCCCTGGTACTATAGAGCGTTATTGTACGGCCAAAAAGCATGTAGAAGAATATATTAAAAAGGAGTATAAGGTAGAGGATATTCCAATCAAGAAAGTTGATCACGCCTTTATTGATGGGTTTGAGTATTATTTAAAAACTGAACGCGATTGTTCCCATAATACTGCGGTAAAGTATATTACCAATTTTAAAAAGATAGTCCGGATTGCATTTGCGAATGATTGGATCCAAAAAGATCCTTTCCTTCATTGGAAAGGTAGATTAAAAATTGTAGACCGTGAATTTTTAACCGAATCTGAAATTCAGCAGATGTTGGAAAAAGAAATCAGTAATGCCAGGTTGGATCAAGTAAAGGATATCTTTCTTTTTTCCTGCTTTACGGGATTGGCCTATTCGGACGTCAAAAAGCTTTCCAATGACAACCTAGTTTTGGGAATAGACGGTGAAAATTGGATAAAAATAAAAAGATCCAAAACAGACACCCGCAGCAATATACCCATCCTGCCTTCGGCACAGGCTATTATTGACAAGTATGCCGAGCATCCTGCTATTCTAAATGGAGATAGAATATTACCTGTATTGAGCAATCAAAAAATGAACGCCTATCTTAAAGAGATAGCTGATCTATGTAGCATAAATAAAAATTTAACCTTTCATTTGGCCAGACATACTTTTGCTACCACGGTAACTTTGACCAATGGTGTGTCTATTGAATCTGTAAGTAAGATGTTGGGACATAAATCCTTGAAAACCACCCAACATTATGCCAAAATACTTGATAGAAAGGTAAGCGATGATATGAAAATGTTGAGGAAGAGATTAAAATTTAATAGCTAG
- a CDS encoding sulfite exporter TauE/SafE family protein yields the protein MEEWYHYVLLALVGLAVGALNTLAAGGSLLTLPILIFLGLPASVANGTNRIAVLTQGIANVAGYKSKGKAIASPFILYLSIVATVGTLIGSKLAIDINENAFNKILAIVMVLIVIVMLVQPRIRINDFEEIITGKRQFWAIVSFFFIGIYGGFIQAGTGIFVLLALSTINHLTLMKSNVIKAVVMVVYTSAALILFGLNGKLDWEIGLTLASGQTLGGWLTSRWSVDKGDKIVKILLIIVVIFMSIKLWFFN from the coding sequence ATGGAAGAATGGTACCATTATGTGCTTTTGGCTTTGGTAGGTCTCGCAGTTGGTGCGCTCAATACTTTGGCTGCCGGTGGCTCCCTTCTTACATTGCCCATTCTAATTTTTCTTGGCCTGCCCGCCAGTGTTGCCAATGGCACCAACAGGATAGCCGTACTTACCCAGGGAATTGCCAATGTTGCAGGCTACAAGAGTAAGGGCAAGGCAATAGCCAGTCCGTTTATTTTGTATCTTTCCATAGTAGCCACAGTAGGTACTCTAATTGGTTCCAAACTGGCCATAGATATTAATGAGAATGCCTTTAATAAGATACTGGCCATTGTAATGGTCCTAATAGTTATTGTGATGCTTGTACAACCCAGAATACGCATTAACGATTTTGAGGAAATCATTACGGGAAAACGACAATTTTGGGCCATTGTCTCCTTTTTCTTTATAGGTATTTACGGTGGCTTCATACAAGCAGGAACCGGTATTTTTGTGTTATTGGCGTTATCAACTATCAATCACCTTACATTGATGAAATCCAACGTCATTAAGGCTGTGGTCATGGTGGTGTACACCAGTGCAGCTTTGATACTTTTCGGGTTGAACGGTAAACTGGATTGGGAAATAGGCTTAACTTTGGCCTCCGGACAAACACTCGGAGGATGGTTGACCAGCAGATGGTCCGTGGACAAAGGGGACAAAATCGTAAAAATATTACTGATTATTGTGGTTATTTTCATGTCCATTAAACTATGGTTTTTTAATTAA
- a CDS encoding NAD(P)H-dependent oxidoreductase: MDIIKKLEWRYAVKKFNADKMLTEEKLEKLKQAFNLTATSYGLQPIKLLVVQNKELQKELVKFSYGQKQVAQASHVLVICIEKQIDQKFIHDYFARVQQIRNTSDEILDPFKGALVESFSKKEREEVRVWATNQAYLALGTLLTVCALEEIDACPMEGFQPTSYDELLGLDKLKLTSVLVLPVGYRSTDDMFATLKKVRRDLDESIIHIP; this comes from the coding sequence TTGGATATTATCAAGAAATTGGAATGGCGATATGCAGTGAAGAAGTTCAATGCCGATAAGATGTTGACAGAGGAAAAGCTGGAAAAATTAAAGCAGGCCTTTAATTTAACAGCCACTTCCTATGGATTACAACCCATCAAATTATTGGTGGTTCAAAATAAGGAGCTACAAAAGGAGTTGGTGAAGTTTTCCTATGGCCAAAAGCAGGTGGCCCAAGCATCGCACGTTCTTGTTATTTGTATTGAAAAGCAAATTGACCAGAAATTTATCCATGACTATTTTGCCAGGGTACAGCAAATTAGAAATACTTCGGATGAAATACTTGATCCCTTTAAGGGGGCACTGGTCGAAAGCTTCTCCAAAAAGGAAAGGGAAGAGGTCAGGGTATGGGCCACCAATCAGGCCTATCTAGCGTTGGGTACGCTGCTTACCGTTTGCGCCTTGGAGGAAATCGATGCCTGTCCTATGGAAGGGTTTCAACCAACGTCCTATGACGAGCTGTTGGGACTGGATAAACTAAAACTTACTTCTGTATTGGTACTTCCTGTTGGCTACAGGTCCACCGATGATATGTTTGCTACCTTAAAAAAAGTGCGTAGGGACTTGGATGAAAGTATCATTCATATACCCTGA
- a CDS encoding DegT/DnrJ/EryC1/StrS family aminotransferase, with translation MPGFELFGDKERKQVNDVLDSGVLMRYGFDGMRNGHWKAKELEKALEKRMQVNHAQLVSSGTAALTVALACAKVGAGDEVILPTFTFVASFEAVLSIGAVPILVDVDDTLTLDPLAVENAITDKTKVVMPVHMCGSMADLAPLKVICEKHGLILLEDACQAIGGSYDGKPLGSYGDLGCFSFDYVKTITCGEGGAVITNNQEFYKLADQYSDHGHDHIGKDRGAEGHPILGYNYRISELHAAVGLAQIERLDDFIATQKRNYTILKEALEQIPEVSFRRVPKNGVENYSFLSFFLPTEEMARKTIKAFSENGVDACFYWFDNNWHYYRKWEHLKDFNSLNGFSKELREGLPNYNMSDFSISDQWVGRNISCLIKLGWSEDEVIARANNMSNLIKKQLS, from the coding sequence ATGCCAGGATTTGAACTTTTTGGAGATAAGGAACGGAAACAGGTCAATGACGTTTTGGATTCAGGAGTATTAATGCGGTATGGATTTGATGGCATGAGGAATGGCCATTGGAAAGCAAAAGAACTGGAAAAGGCCCTGGAAAAGCGAATGCAAGTGAACCATGCCCAATTGGTGAGCAGTGGAACTGCGGCCCTGACAGTGGCTTTGGCCTGTGCCAAAGTAGGTGCGGGGGATGAAGTTATTTTGCCGACATTTACTTTTGTAGCAAGCTTTGAAGCAGTCCTCTCCATAGGGGCTGTTCCCATCCTAGTAGATGTAGACGACACACTTACACTAGACCCCCTTGCCGTGGAGAACGCAATTACCGATAAAACCAAAGTAGTGATGCCTGTTCATATGTGTGGATCCATGGCAGATCTGGCACCATTAAAAGTGATTTGTGAAAAACACGGCCTAATTCTCTTGGAAGATGCCTGTCAGGCCATTGGTGGCAGTTACGACGGTAAACCTTTGGGCAGTTACGGGGATTTGGGATGTTTTTCGTTCGACTATGTGAAGACCATTACCTGTGGAGAGGGGGGTGCAGTGATTACCAATAACCAGGAGTTTTATAAACTCGCCGACCAATATTCAGATCATGGACATGATCATATTGGTAAGGATAGGGGAGCGGAAGGCCATCCGATCTTGGGCTATAACTATAGGATTTCAGAACTGCATGCCGCCGTAGGCCTTGCTCAAATAGAACGTTTGGACGATTTTATAGCTACCCAGAAAAGAAACTATACCATCTTAAAAGAGGCACTAGAACAAATTCCAGAAGTTAGCTTTAGGCGAGTCCCAAAAAATGGTGTTGAGAACTATTCCTTTCTCAGTTTCTTTCTGCCAACAGAAGAAATGGCCAGAAAGACAATCAAGGCTTTTTCTGAAAATGGCGTGGATGCCTGCTTTTATTGGTTCGACAACAATTGGCATTACTATAGGAAATGGGAGCATTTAAAGGATTTTAATAGCCTGAATGGTTTTTCCAAGGAATTAAGAGAGGGATTGCCGAATTATAATATGTCCGATTTTTCCATATCTGATCAATGGGTGGGCAGAAATATTTCCTGTTTAATCAAATTGGGTTGGTCCGAAGATGAAGTAATAGCCCGTGCCAACAATATGTCCAACCTCATTAAA